GATTCTCTGTTCTAACAGCAGTTGGTTTACTTCCAATAGCAGTTGCTGGGATAAATATAGATGATTTAATGAATGGTGCAAAAACAGCAAGAGAAGATTATTCAAAAGATTTTTCGGATAATGATTGCTATAAGTATGCAGCAATAAGAAATATACTATATAAGAAAAACTATAATATTGAAATTTTAACTAACTATGAGCCAAGATTTCACTATATTTCTGAATGGTGGAAACAATTATATGGAGAATCTGAGGGCAAAGATAAAAAAGGTATTTTCCCTGCTTCTGTTGATTTAACAACTGATTTACACTCTATGGGGCAATATATACAAGATGGTAGAAGAAACTTATTTGAAACTATATTAAATGTTGAAAATTCTGACAAAGATATAGTCATTAAAAAAGAAACAGAAGATTTAGATGGACTTAATTACTTAGAAGGAAAAGGTCTTTCTTTTGTAAATAATAAGGCTTTTGAAGGAACTTTACTTGCTCATATAGATGGTGGTGTCCCTAATTTAGTTATAAATATTCCAGAAGTTACTGCTTTTAATATAGGATATTTAATTTATTTCTTTGAAAAGGCTTGTGCTATAAGTGGTTATTTATTAGAAGTTAATCCTTTTAATCAACCTGGCGTAGAGTCATATAAGAAAAATATGTTTGCTCTTTTGGGTAAAAAAGGCTATGAAGAACTTTCTAAGGAATTAAATAAAAGATTAAAAAGATAAATTTAAAAAGGGCTGTTGCAAACTTATGAATGAAATAAAAAATAGTTCATTACTAGCTAAATTTCTTAACATTTAAAAATTGACATTCGCTGCAAATTCGGTAAACTCGCTTTGCTCAAACACACCGAAATTTGCTCGGCTCATTTACTTCAATTTTTAAACTAAAATTTAGAATGTAATTTCACTTATTTTTTACTTCCATTTCAATAGATTAATTTGCAACAGTCCCTTCTTAATTTATGATTATTCTGCTATTTTAACTTCATTTTCTTTCTGTACTTGTTGTTCTGTTGTTGCTTTCAACATTTCAGCTCTTTCTTCATCTTCTTTTAGTATTCTTGCTCTTACTCTGTCCAATGCTTCATAAGCTTCTTTCTCTTCTTCTGGTGTCATTCTTGGAGCTGCTGTTTCAACAAAAACTTGATTTTGATTAGAAGTTCCATTTGTTGCTTGCTCTGTTACTATTTCAGATTGACCTTCTGATTGTTTTTGAGCCTCTTCAATTTCTTGTTGTGCTTTTAATTTTTCTTGTTCTTCTTTTTCTATCCTAGCTCTTGCTCTGTCCAATGCTGCGTATGCTTCTTTTTCTTCTTCTGGTGTCATTCTTGAAGATGAAGAAGTTTGAGCAGGAATAACAGAAGTTTCAATTTGACCAGAATTTTCTACCATTACTTGTTCCTGTTGTTGTTTTTCTCTTTCTTCCATTCTTTCTCTCATTTTATCAGCATCAGCCTCTGCATATGCTAATGATGATAAAGCTACTGAAAATAATAAAGTACCCAATAATTTCTTTTTCATTTTTGCCTCCTAAGTCTAATTAATACTTTTAATAATTTTGTTAATACTTTTTAGTTTAGTATTAATAAGTTTTTTAATAGTTTGTTGTATTATTTTTATGTCCCCTCAACTATTAAACCCTCTTTGTAACTTAGTTCTAAATTTTGTTCCTAAGAATTATCTCTACTTTTGTCCTCATTTCCATTCTAAGATAAAATTTATAATTATAAAGTATAGTATATTTATTCCCTCTTGTCAAATTTAAGACTAAAATTTTACTTGATTTATTTTTAAAAATATAGCACAATTTAAAAATAAAAAGTGAAAGGGGAAAATTATGAAAACATATATTATAGATTTAGATGGAACTATGTATAGAGGAAATACAAATATAGATGGTGCTAGGGAATTTATTGATTATCTCCACTTAAAAAATCTTCCCTATATATTTTTAACAAATAATGCAACAAGAACAAAAAAACAAGCTAAGGAACATATGTTAAATTTAGGATTTAAAGGCATAAAGGAAGAAGATTTCTTTACATCTGCTATGGCTGCTGCAAAATTTATTGCTAAAAACTACTCAGAAAAAAAATGTTTTATGCTAGGAGAAAGTGGCTTAGAAGAAGCATTAAAAGAATGGAACTTTGAGTTTATTCAAGAAAATCCTGATTTTGTTGTAGTTGGTTTGGATAGAAATGCCACTTATAAGAGTTACAGCGAAGCATTACATCATATTTTAGCAGGAGCTAAATTTATTGCTACAAATCCAGATAGATTACTTGCAAATAATGGAACTTTTGATATAGGGAATGGTGCTGTAATAGATATGCTTGAATATGCTTCTGGTGTTGAAGCTATAAAGATAGGTAAACCTTATCAAATAATATTGGATATTTTACTAGAAGAAAAGAATCTAAAAAAAGAAGATTTAATTTTCATTGGTGATAACCTTGAAACTGATATTAAACTTGGCTATGATGCTAAAATTGAAACTATAATGGTTTGTTCTGGTGTTCATACAGAAAAAGATATAGATAGATTAAAAGTTTATCCTACTAAGGTTATAAAAAATTTAAGAGAATTGATAAAATAATAATACAAAAAATAGGTTGTTGCAAACTTAAATTAATTTGCAACAACCCTTTTTATTATTTATCTAAATCTAAAAACAATACCACAGGACAGTGGTCTGAGCCTTCTATTTGAGTATGAATTTCTGCATCAACTAAATTCTTTTCAAGTTCTTTTGACACAACAAAATAGTCTATTCTCCACCCTGCATTATTTTCTCTTGCTCTTCCTCTATATGACCACCACGAATAAACTTGTTCTAAGTTTGGATAGAAATATCTAAAAGTATCAATAAAACCACTATCTAAAAGTTCAGTGAATTTTCCTCTTTCTTCATCAGTAAATCCTGCATTTCTTCTATTAGTCTTAGGATTTTTTAAATCTATTTCCTTATGTGCAACATTCAAATCTCCACAGACAACAACAGGTTTTTTCTTTTCTAAATTTTTTAGATATTTTCTAAATTCATCTTCCCAAATCATTCTATAATCAAGTCTTAAAAGCTCATCTTTTGAGTTTGGAGTGTAAACTGTAACCATATAG
This Fusobacterium animalis 7_1 DNA region includes the following protein-coding sequences:
- a CDS encoding glucose-6-phosphate isomerase, which produces MKKIGLDYSKVFNFISNDELNQMKILVDEAAHKLHNKSGAGNDFLGWLDLPINYDKEEFSRIKKASDKIKFDSEVLVVIGIGGSYLGARAVIECLSHSFFNSLNKEKRNAPEIYFAGQNLSGRYLKDLIEIIGDRDFSVNVISKSGTTTEPAIAFRVFKELLENKYGEKAKDRIYVTTDKSKGALKKLADEKGYEEFIIPDDVGGRFSVLTAVGLLPIAVAGINIDDLMNGAKTAREDYSKDFSDNDCYKYAAIRNILYKKNYNIEILTNYEPRFHYISEWWKQLYGESEGKDKKGIFPASVDLTTDLHSMGQYIQDGRRNLFETILNVENSDKDIVIKKETEDLDGLNYLEGKGLSFVNNKAFEGTLLAHIDGGVPNLVINIPEVTAFNIGYLIYFFEKACAISGYLLEVNPFNQPGVESYKKNMFALLGKKGYEELSKELNKRLKR
- a CDS encoding HAD-IIA family hydrolase, with the protein product MKTYIIDLDGTMYRGNTNIDGAREFIDYLHLKNLPYIFLTNNATRTKKQAKEHMLNLGFKGIKEEDFFTSAMAAAKFIAKNYSEKKCFMLGESGLEEALKEWNFEFIQENPDFVVVGLDRNATYKSYSEALHHILAGAKFIATNPDRLLANNGTFDIGNGAVIDMLEYASGVEAIKIGKPYQIILDILLEEKNLKKEDLIFIGDNLETDIKLGYDAKIETIMVCSGVHTEKDIDRLKVYPTKVIKNLRELIK
- a CDS encoding exodeoxyribonuclease III codes for the protein MKLISWNVNGIRAAIKKGFLDYFNEQNADIFCLQETKLSAGQLDLELKGYHQYWNYAEKKGYSGTAIFTKQEPLSVSYGLGIEEHDKEGRVITLEFEKFYMVTVYTPNSKDELLRLDYRMIWEDEFRKYLKNLEKKKPVVVCGDLNVAHKEIDLKNPKTNRRNAGFTDEERGKFTELLDSGFIDTFRYFYPNLEQVYSWWSYRGRARENNAGWRIDYFVVSKELEKNLVDAEIHTQIEGSDHCPVVLFLDLDK